From a region of the Pristis pectinata isolate sPriPec2 chromosome 2, sPriPec2.1.pri, whole genome shotgun sequence genome:
- the LOC127585935 gene encoding ankyrin repeat domain-containing protein SOWAHB-like, producing the protein MAEDFSQEAVLDFLLRHRGKVRNVDLTAYFRHFLRDPEWQLQNREQFKKFVNSLAVVKVEDGVKYIFLKKRYAEFIPEEFPGPIDVGIGHPNKREMAKPRVGKCNPPLGSGQVLGPQSEVRAEGRLRELEAPKGRGRTRQSPSCSAGEISDASRGVVQARNDSPKGLPAALRGGRRTSEASRSLPEPASEVNRRASEDQPVRQKDRTAVVNNLEGSVACKSARKHKNNRNPAASVVCTGDTAGLLNGEGNCCNYFGQPVLDSSTASPILSYAAPPVAKYKGRKPANKELPNCNAEITCVRSVPESIPCKSDQNSTGNVTEINASRRIEGTASCDTKLTNLCRGSSSSKYRSNAKVPQELLTGGDARVPVPSEECIPKNQGELSCRPLAGSGQPMGNRWHSEKESTSPKKYVSLKVTKSNEPPHKMLSLSRENNHPTVPKIIDAPLNVRDQPASSAQTTSHRECKKDELLKIKEPSEASSLVPLDSKEHQWIVKTAAGMFEQAYALFCEDPNFGMKKDFISGYTVLHWIAKHGNHRALTRFIGCARKHKVKLNVNIRSNCGYTPLHIATMYGQLKVIQYLVNKYHANFNLRDHSGKKPWQYLNSDASRDVFQMLGAPESKHAKPSRMSNTFSAKDVSRQKSSNPVSRKTSFSALLKSPQLMHKFMHLNSDHLHAINEEEETNED; encoded by the coding sequence ATGGCTGAAGACTTCAGTCAGGAGGCCGTTTTGGATTTCCTCCTTCGTCACCGTGGAAAAGTGAGGAATGTGGATTTGACCGCTTATTTCAGACACTTCCTGAGGGACCCCGAGTGGCAGCTGCAGAACCGCGAACAGTTTAAGAAGTTTGTCAACTCGCTGGCCGTGGTGAAGGTGGAAGACGGCGTCAAATACATCTTTCTGAAGAAAAGGTACGCGGAATTCATCCCCGAAGAGTTTCCCGGTCCGATCGACGTGGGGATTGGGCATCCAAATAAAAGGGAGATGGCGAAGCCGAGGGTGGGCAAATGCAACCCGCCTCTGGGCAGTGGGCAGGTTCTGGGGCCACAGAGTGAAGTCAGAGCCGAGGGAAGGCTTCGGGAACTTGAGGCACCGAAAGGGAGGGGCAGGACCCGCCAATCGCCCAGTTGCTCAGCCGGTGAGATTTCGGACGCGTCCCGGGGTGTCGTACAGGCGCGGAATGACTCGCCCAAAGGATTGCCCGCTGCGTTGCGAGGTGGAAGGCGCACCTCTGAGGCGAGTCGCTCACTGCCTGAGCCGGCCAGCGAAGTCAACAGAAGGGCCAGTGAGGATCAACCGGTTCGTCAAAAGGATCGCACGGcagtggtcaacaaccttgaaggatctgttGCTTGTAAGAGCGCTAGaaaacacaaaaacaacagaaatcCTGCTGCTTCTGTTGTGTGTACAGGTGACACTGCGGGATTGTTAAATGGTGAGGGTAATTGCTGCAACTATTTCGGCCAACCTGTTTTGGATTCTTCCACAGCCTCGCCTATCCTTTCTTATGCCGCCCCGCCTGTTGCTAAATATAAAGGGAGGAAACCTGCTAATAAAGAACTTCCAAACTGCAATGCTGAGATAACTTGTGTAAGATCCGTCCCCGAAAGCATACCGTGTAAATCTGACCAAAATTCCACTGGGAATGTTACGGAGATAAACGCTTCTCGGAGAATAGAGGGAACTGCATCTTGTGATACAAAACTGACCAACCTGTGTAGAGGTTCCTCATCTTCGAAGTACAGGAGCAATGCAAAAGTACCACAAGAACTATTAACTGGTGGTGACGCTCGGGTGCCTGTACCTTCAGAAGAATGTATCCCAAAGAACCAGGGAGAGTTGAGTTGTAGGCCACTTGCTGGAAGTGGACAGCCAATGGGTAATAGATGGCATTCTGAAAAAGAAAGCACATCACCCAAAAAATATGTGTCTCTTAAAGTGACTAAGAGCAATGAACCTCCTCACAAAATGCTTTCACTTTCACGAGAAAATAACCATCCAACTGTCCCGAAAATAATTGATGCACCTCTGAACGTAAGGGATCAACCAGCAAGTTCAGCCCAGACCACGAGCCAcagagagtgcaaaaaagatgaactcttaaaaATTAAAGAGCCATCTGAGGCATCTTCATTAGTTCCACTTGATTCTAAAGAGCATCAATGGATAGTGAAAACAGCTGCAGGCATGTTTGAACAAGCATATGCCTTATTCTGTGAAGACCCCAACTTTGGCATGAAAAAGGATTTTATTTCTGGATATACGGTACTTCACTGGATAGCAAAGCATGGCAACCATCGCGCACTCACTAGATTCATTGGTTGCGCAAGAAAGCATAAAGTTAAATTAAATGTGAACATTAGATCTAATTGTGGGTACACTCCTCTACACATAGCCACTATGTATGGACAACTAAAAGTCATTCAATACTTAGTTAACAAATATCATGCAAATTTTAATTTAAGGGACCATAGTGGCAAAAAACCTTGGCAGTACCTGAATAGTGATGCTTCTAGGGatgtgttccagatgttgggtGCTCCTGAATCTAAACATGCAAAGCCTTCTCGGATGAGCAACACATTCTCAGCTAAGGATGTCAGTAGGCAAAAATCATCTAATCCTGTTAGTAGAAAAACATCATTTTCTGCTCTCCTTAAATCCCCTCAACTAATGCATAAGTTTATGCACTTGAATTCTGATCACTTGCATGCAATAAATGAGGAAGAGGAGACAAATGAAGACTGA